One segment of Nitrospirota bacterium DNA contains the following:
- the aroQ gene encoding type II 3-dehydroquinate dehydratase, translating to MHILIIHGPNLNMLGRREPDIYGTFTLEDINGRMAALARELGTEISFFQSNHEGELVQKIQDAMGIYDALVINPGAYTHTSVALRDAIASTGIPTIEAHISNIYRREEFRKHSYISGVAVGQITGFGPDSYLLALRAAVAQVKNGRRNP from the coding sequence ATGCACATCCTGATCATCCACGGGCCGAACCTGAACATGCTCGGGAGACGAGAGCCCGATATCTACGGAACCTTCACGCTTGAGGACATCAACGGCCGCATGGCCGCTCTGGCGCGGGAACTGGGGACGGAGATCTCCTTTTTCCAGTCCAACCACGAGGGAGAGCTGGTTCAGAAGATCCAGGACGCGATGGGAATCTATGACGCGCTCGTGATCAATCCGGGCGCCTATACGCACACGAGCGTGGCGCTTCGGGACGCGATTGCCTCGACCGGAATCCCCACGATCGAGGCCCATATCTCCAACATTTACCGCCGCGAGGAGTTCAGAAAGCATTCGTATATCTCGGGTGTGGCAGTCGGCCAGATCACCGGCTTCGGCCCGGACAGCTACCTGCTCGCGCTCCGGGCGGCTGTGGCGCAGGTGAAGAACGGCAGGCGGAACCCATGA
- a CDS encoding tetratricopeptide repeat protein, translating into MDKETSEIAKLTERIAKDPKSKLFVPLAEEYKKAGDMEMSIHVLTEGLKNNPGYVTARSFLGKLLIEKGDLPGAQKEFEEVIKAIPDNLMAQRKLGDLHALQNRPDNALNHYKIVLSLNPKDSETAKLVAEAEAGRDIKQYLARPKVSEEPARKQERAPAGRPQTGTRQQPLTGAAAGMQGGLPSGTAMAPADEEPEEVLVVEPIDAVEAAPAAAESDLLPPPAVMDFLSEPAQDAAQPAEEEAADALFALNEPFAVEDLPEQARPEGSEDTLADLNQPFTLQEPLAKDEEETASDALFALNEPFAVEEPVAPFDESPSQLDVHPGTAAEPAEETAKRSDDFTTDTLAELYISQGFFEKAVDIYERMLVDNPNSKGLKDKLAHVRAMAAAAAPADTADSEAASLAMDTEGVPDQEEPKNSREADIFTAPSAEQPRLDDWELSATRVTPDAGRDMPKAAGTRTQPKHFDVGFEPREYVPPDAVPRRPAPDAADAPRGPVQTQPGQTAGKRESGERPSTARRKETVDRLESWLKNIKKES; encoded by the coding sequence ATGGATAAAGAGACCTCCGAAATAGCGAAATTAACGGAGCGTATCGCTAAGGATCCCAAGTCTAAACTTTTCGTGCCGCTGGCAGAAGAGTATAAAAAGGCCGGGGATATGGAGATGTCCATCCATGTGCTGACCGAGGGTCTGAAGAACAATCCCGGTTACGTGACGGCCCGTTCTTTTCTGGGAAAACTCCTGATCGAGAAGGGAGACCTGCCCGGTGCGCAGAAGGAGTTTGAAGAGGTTATCAAGGCCATCCCGGACAACCTCATGGCCCAGAGGAAGCTGGGCGACCTGCACGCGCTGCAGAACAGGCCCGACAACGCCCTGAATCACTATAAGATCGTGCTCTCTCTCAACCCGAAGGATTCTGAGACGGCAAAGCTGGTCGCGGAGGCAGAGGCCGGCCGTGACATCAAGCAGTACCTCGCCAGGCCGAAGGTCTCCGAGGAGCCTGCACGCAAACAGGAGCGCGCCCCAGCCGGCCGGCCGCAGACGGGAACGCGGCAGCAGCCCTTGACAGGCGCCGCGGCAGGCATGCAGGGGGGATTGCCTTCCGGCACGGCGATGGCGCCCGCGGACGAAGAACCGGAAGAGGTCCTCGTGGTCGAGCCTATCGACGCGGTTGAGGCCGCACCGGCCGCTGCCGAGTCCGACCTGCTGCCACCTCCTGCGGTCATGGACTTCCTGTCCGAACCCGCGCAGGATGCCGCTCAGCCGGCGGAGGAGGAAGCCGCCGATGCGCTCTTCGCTCTGAACGAACCCTTCGCCGTCGAGGACCTTCCAGAACAGGCACGACCGGAAGGCAGTGAAGACACCCTCGCAGACCTGAACCAGCCGTTCACCCTTCAGGAGCCGCTCGCAAAAGACGAAGAGGAAACGGCAAGCGATGCGCTCTTTGCACTGAACGAACCCTTCGCGGTCGAGGAGCCTGTCGCTCCCTTCGACGAATCGCCGTCGCAGCTCGACGTACACCCGGGAACTGCCGCAGAACCAGCCGAAGAAACGGCAAAGCGGTCGGACGATTTTACGACGGACACGCTCGCGGAACTCTATATTTCACAGGGATTCTTCGAGAAGGCTGTCGACATCTACGAGCGAATGCTCGTCGACAACCCGAACAGCAAGGGACTGAAGGACAAGCTGGCTCATGTCCGTGCCATGGCTGCAGCCGCTGCACCCGCTGATACCGCTGATTCTGAAGCGGCATCCCTTGCGATGGATACAGAGGGAGTGCCGGATCAGGAAGAGCCGAAGAACTCCCGCGAGGCGGATATCTTCACGGCACCGTCGGCAGAACAGCCCCGGCTCGATGACTGGGAACTGTCTGCCACGCGGGTGACCCCGGACGCCGGGCGCGACATGCCGAAGGCGGCCGGCACGAGGACGCAGCCGAAGCATTTTGATGTGGGGTTCGAACCACGGGAATACGTGCCTCCCGATGCTGTTCCCCGGCGCCCGGCGCCCGATGCCGCGGATGCACCCCGGGGCCCGGTCCAGACGCAGCCCGGGCAGACCGCTGGAAAGAGGGAATCCGGGGAACGACCCTCAACAGCACGCAGAAAAGAGACGGTCGATCGATTGGAAAGCTGGCTCAAGAACATCAAGAAGGAGTCTTAA
- the gmk gene encoding guanylate kinase, which yields MKRTEGLLFVVSAPSGAGKTSLCRALTVKLENLRHSISYTTRNPRPGEIDGRDYYFVTPDRFRQMVQAGDFAEWAEVHSHLYGTSRRVLDGMRAEGIDVILDIDTQGAKQIRDKYEGRAVFVFIMPPSLEILEERLRNRRSDHEDEIRKRMRRAKDEMRDYTLYDYVIVNRDFDRALLEIRSVITAERCRTQLIDPAWMQGLLS from the coding sequence ATGAAGAGAACAGAAGGGCTGTTGTTCGTCGTCTCGGCCCCGTCAGGCGCCGGCAAGACCAGCCTCTGCCGCGCACTGACGGTCAAGCTGGAGAACCTGCGCCATTCGATCTCCTATACCACGAGGAATCCGCGGCCCGGAGAGATCGACGGGCGGGACTACTACTTCGTGACGCCCGACCGGTTCCGTCAGATGGTCCAGGCCGGTGATTTTGCGGAATGGGCGGAGGTGCATTCCCATCTCTACGGGACGTCGAGACGAGTGCTCGACGGGATGCGCGCCGAGGGAATCGACGTGATCCTCGACATCGATACGCAGGGGGCCAAGCAGATCCGCGACAAGTATGAAGGACGTGCGGTGTTCGTCTTCATCATGCCCCCGTCGCTGGAGATATTGGAAGAGCGTCTCCGCAATCGCAGATCGGACCATGAGGACGAGATCAGAAAAAGGATGCGGCGCGCGAAGGACGAGATGCGCGACTACACGCTGTACGACTATGTGATCGTGAACCGGGATTTCGACCGGGCGCTTCTGGAAATCCGTTCCGTCATCACAGCCGAACGATGCCGCACCCAGTTGATCGATCCCGCGTGGATGCAGGGTCTTTTATCATGA
- the lepB gene encoding signal peptidase I has product MSEVQQESHRRKSFYKEWIEPFLIAGIIALFIRQFAVEAFKIPSGSMIPTLTIGDHLLVNKFVYGPRIPFTDSRIFTWKEPKRGEIIVFKYPENEDKNFIKRVVGVPGDKIQIVNGKLMINDQAVVITPAAPPADKSVEEGQSFGKPMVYLEQLGAVTHQIQYLMDQSGKNYGPWLVPKDSVFVMGDNRDNSQDSRFWGFVKFNKILGRALIIYWSWDGDGRWVRWERIGSLIR; this is encoded by the coding sequence ATGTCAGAAGTTCAGCAGGAAAGTCACAGAAGAAAGTCGTTTTACAAGGAGTGGATCGAGCCGTTCCTGATAGCGGGCATCATTGCACTGTTCATCAGGCAATTCGCCGTGGAGGCATTCAAAATACCGTCGGGGTCCATGATCCCTACGCTCACGATCGGCGATCACCTGCTCGTGAACAAGTTCGTCTACGGGCCGCGCATTCCCTTCACGGACAGCAGGATCTTCACCTGGAAAGAGCCGAAGCGCGGAGAGATCATCGTGTTCAAGTATCCCGAGAACGAGGACAAGAACTTCATCAAGCGTGTCGTGGGCGTTCCCGGAGACAAGATCCAGATCGTCAACGGGAAGCTCATGATCAATGATCAGGCAGTTGTGATAACCCCGGCGGCGCCGCCCGCGGATAAGAGCGTGGAAGAGGGGCAGTCCTTCGGAAAACCCATGGTCTACCTGGAGCAGCTGGGTGCCGTCACCCACCAGATCCAGTACCTCATGGACCAGTCCGGGAAGAACTACGGACCGTGGCTGGTGCCGAAGGACTCGGTTTTCGTGATGGGAGACAATCGCGACAACAGCCAGGACAGCCGCTTCTGGGGGTTCGTGAAATTCAACAAGATACTGGGCAGGGCGCTGATCATTTACTGGTCCTGGGACGGCGACGGACGCTGGGTCAGATGGGAGCGGATCGGCAGCCTGATCAGATAG
- a CDS encoding YicC/YloC family endoribonuclease: MLRSMTGYGRCGIESQGVQVTIEIRSVNNRFLDVQIKAPRSFSALEPRIRKAVQERCSRGRIDVFLSRTGERESPGRIIIDERLLAQYVQAMKGIKERHALGGEPDLALIAGVPGLVSVAEEKEDVESLWQAISEGLGGALAELDAMRSEEGRALAVDIMRRLDLIEGLMQAVEALSPLSIEQARKRMSDTLGKLLKEQPDPVRVAQEIAILAERTDVTEELTRLGSHLRQFRSMVSAAASEPAGRKLDFLLQEMGREANTIASKAMNAQIAHNVVEIKAELEKIREQVQNVE, translated from the coding sequence TTGTTGCGAAGCATGACGGGCTACGGACGGTGCGGGATCGAGTCGCAAGGTGTTCAGGTGACCATCGAGATCCGTTCCGTCAACAACCGGTTCCTTGATGTCCAGATCAAGGCGCCCCGCTCCTTTTCGGCCCTCGAGCCGCGGATCCGGAAGGCCGTCCAGGAGCGTTGCTCACGGGGGCGCATCGATGTGTTCCTGAGCCGGACCGGGGAGCGGGAGAGCCCGGGAAGGATCATCATCGACGAGCGGCTGCTGGCGCAGTACGTGCAGGCCATGAAGGGCATCAAGGAGCGCCATGCGCTGGGCGGCGAGCCGGATCTCGCCCTGATCGCCGGCGTCCCGGGGCTCGTGAGCGTTGCGGAGGAAAAAGAGGACGTCGAGTCCCTCTGGCAGGCTATTTCCGAGGGCTTGGGGGGTGCGCTCGCTGAGCTCGATGCCATGCGGTCAGAAGAGGGCAGGGCACTTGCCGTCGACATCATGCGCAGGCTGGACCTGATCGAAGGACTGATGCAGGCCGTTGAGGCGCTCTCACCGCTCAGCATCGAACAGGCCCGGAAGAGGATGTCCGACACCCTCGGGAAGCTCCTCAAGGAGCAGCCCGATCCGGTCAGGGTAGCGCAGGAGATAGCAATCCTCGCCGAACGGACGGACGTGACCGAGGAACTGACCCGGCTCGGCAGCCATTTGCGCCAGTTCCGGTCGATGGTTTCAGCGGCTGCCTCGGAACCGGCCGGACGAAAGCTCGATTTTCTGCTGCAGGAAATGGGCCGGGAGGCCAACACCATTGCTTCCAAGGCCATGAATGCGCAGATAGCTCATAACGTGGTCGAAATCAAGGCAGAGCTGGAAAAGATCAGGGAACAGGTGCAGAACGTCGAGTAG
- a CDS encoding roadblock/LC7 domain-containing protein, whose amino-acid sequence MPFSDILKEVVHGTDGALGALIVGLDGIPVEEYSVNREMDLLSMTVEYSALLKEIEKGSQAAHLGTTREVTVIAEKAMIMLRRLNDEYFFVLIISPEGNFGKGRFLLRMSVPKLLKEF is encoded by the coding sequence ATGCCCTTTTCCGACATCCTCAAAGAAGTGGTGCACGGCACGGATGGGGCTCTCGGCGCCTTGATCGTCGGCCTTGACGGCATTCCGGTGGAGGAATATTCCGTAAACAGGGAAATGGATCTTCTCTCCATGACCGTGGAATACTCCGCGCTGCTGAAGGAGATCGAAAAGGGATCGCAGGCGGCCCACCTCGGCACAACGAGGGAAGTGACGGTCATCGCCGAGAAGGCAATGATCATGCTGCGCCGCCTGAATGACGAGTATTTCTTCGTCCTGATCATAAGCCCTGAGGGGAACTTCGGCAAAGGGAGGTTCCTCCTCCGCATGTCGGTGCCCAAACTGCTGAAAGAATTTTAG
- the coaBC gene encoding bifunctional phosphopantothenoylcysteine decarboxylase/phosphopantothenate--cysteine ligase CoaBC yields the protein MEPRTRLEGKRILLGVSGSIAAYKAVELLRRLREQGADVRVVLTRNAERFVTSLTFETLSGNPVPGAEFQDREQPGIGHIDLTSGLDLAVIAPATANVIGKVASGIADDTLTTALTAVECPVVMAPAMNDRMYRNAVVRRNIALLRAQGIRFVEPGTGELACGTVGQGRLADVDLILREIAAALPPGDLAGIKIVVTAGPTRERIDAVRFISNPSTGRMGFALAAAAYGRGADVVLISGPTEVIPPRGPVLIRVTSAADMLQAVLEHRTRADVLIMAAAVSDFKPARSSERKIKKQEAATMLELARTEDILATVGRLPGRPLLVGFAAETDDLLDNAQKKMKEKDIDLIVANDLSKQGAGFAVDTNSVTLIERSGGMTEIPLMPKAEIAARIMDKIVELKKR from the coding sequence GTGGAACCGCGCACGAGACTGGAAGGGAAGCGGATCCTGCTCGGAGTATCCGGCAGTATCGCGGCATACAAGGCTGTCGAGCTTCTGCGCCGGCTGCGGGAGCAGGGAGCCGATGTTCGTGTCGTGTTGACCAGGAACGCCGAACGCTTCGTCACCAGTCTTACCTTTGAGACCCTGAGCGGGAACCCGGTGCCCGGAGCCGAGTTTCAGGACCGGGAACAGCCCGGCATCGGACATATCGACCTGACCAGCGGGTTGGACCTCGCGGTCATTGCTCCTGCCACGGCCAATGTCATCGGCAAGGTCGCCTCCGGCATCGCCGATGACACTCTCACGACGGCCCTGACGGCTGTCGAATGCCCCGTGGTCATGGCGCCCGCCATGAACGACCGGATGTATCGGAACGCCGTCGTCCGGAGGAACATCGCCCTGCTGAGGGCACAGGGCATCCGGTTCGTCGAGCCCGGAACGGGAGAGCTCGCCTGCGGAACCGTCGGCCAGGGAAGGTTGGCCGATGTCGACCTGATTCTCCGGGAAATAGCGGCAGCTCTTCCCCCGGGAGATCTTGCCGGCATCAAGATCGTGGTTACCGCGGGCCCCACCCGGGAACGGATCGACGCCGTCCGGTTCATCAGCAACCCCTCAACGGGGAGGATGGGATTCGCTCTTGCCGCTGCCGCGTACGGGCGCGGCGCGGACGTGGTCCTGATCAGCGGCCCGACCGAGGTCATCCCTCCGAGGGGGCCCGTTCTCATCCGTGTCACGAGCGCCGCCGATATGCTTCAGGCCGTCCTGGAGCATAGAACGCGGGCGGACGTCCTCATCATGGCTGCAGCGGTATCCGATTTCAAGCCCGCCCGATCGTCCGAGCGCAAGATCAAGAAGCAGGAAGCGGCAACCATGCTCGAGCTGGCGCGGACCGAGGACATCCTGGCCACGGTGGGCAGGTTGCCCGGCCGGCCTCTTCTTGTCGGGTTTGCAGCAGAGACCGACGATCTTCTGGATAATGCACAAAAAAAAATGAAGGAAAAGGACATTGACCTGATCGTTGCGAATGACCTTTCGAAGCAGGGAGCGGGCTTTGCAGTCGACACGAACAGTGTGACGCTCATCGAACGTTCCGGCGGCATGACTGAAATTCCCTTGATGCCGAAAGCGGAAATAGCCGCCCGGATCATGGACAAAATAGTAGAACTCAAGAAAAGATAA
- a CDS encoding DUF370 domain-containing protein: MTKSFVNIGYGNLVMTSKIVAVLAPDSAPMRRLKDDARERKMLLDATQGRKTRSIIITDSDHVILSAVQVETLMQRFAGQVHE; the protein is encoded by the coding sequence ATGACCAAAAGCTTCGTGAACATCGGCTACGGGAACCTCGTGATGACGTCGAAGATCGTGGCCGTTCTCGCTCCCGACTCGGCGCCGATGCGCCGCCTGAAAGATGACGCCCGGGAGCGCAAGATGCTGCTCGACGCCACCCAGGGAAGAAAAACGCGTTCGATCATCATCACGGACAGCGACCACGTCATTCTTTCCGCTGTTCAGGTTGAAACGCTGATGCAGAGGTTCGCCGGGCAGGTGCACGAATGA
- the rpoZ gene encoding DNA-directed RNA polymerase subunit omega: protein MQQPQAEDIISLPIQLTDKISDTKFRLVHIASQRVRQLSSGSPMLVATRSIKDTTIALEESLLGKYRIIVGEDAITAKEEFRKREERARLEEQLSAKEEEIRKELSAYLSESQSEEGEEELAAESDEGIAGDEEESAEVEESDETGE, encoded by the coding sequence ATGCAGCAACCGCAAGCAGAGGACATAATCTCCCTGCCGATCCAACTCACGGACAAGATCTCCGACACCAAGTTCCGGCTGGTACACATCGCGTCCCAGCGTGTACGGCAGCTGTCGTCGGGGTCTCCCATGCTCGTCGCGACCAGGTCCATCAAGGACACCACCATTGCCCTGGAGGAGAGCCTGCTCGGCAAGTACCGGATCATCGTGGGCGAGGATGCGATTACGGCGAAGGAGGAGTTCCGGAAGCGCGAGGAGCGCGCCCGCCTGGAGGAGCAGCTCTCCGCCAAGGAGGAGGAGATCCGCAAGGAACTCAGCGCCTATCTCTCGGAGTCACAGAGCGAGGAAGGCGAGGAGGAACTGGCCGCCGAGTCGGACGAGGGCATCGCCGGCGATGAGGAAGAGTCCGCAGAGGTCGAGGAGTCGGACGAGACCGGAGAGTAG